The Tenebrio molitor chromosome 5, icTenMoli1.1, whole genome shotgun sequence genome segment cggaaatttttgtattataaaacaaaaatgtttatgtaattatgttattaatataagctctttataattataaaaattataatacataaataaagtTCCTAGTGAGTTGCATCAGATAAAATATTcgcatttgtttatttattacaattacTACAATAATATACATTTTAGGATTGCTGACATAGAAAACGGCTaactttcaaatttcaaacaataatATGACATATTTTGAATTCCTTAGGAACTTCcgtatttgacaaaaaatcataaaacaatttcaattattttttgattaaatGAACATGACAACTGCCAACTGGATTTAAtgcattcttttttttttctccgatAAAATTCAGTCGTCTTTTATGTAAAATCGTGTTTATCAAACTCCTTCGTCATTTACTACCGTATAATGTTAAAATAggcaaaattaatattaatagtGTTCAAAATGAAGGCTGGTTGCACCAAAAGCACAATAAAACAGTAAATGTTAGCTGAAAGTTGATGGTTAAAATATCAGTTACTAAAGAAGCTGTCTGACTAAACACTAAAAAAACTCAAGAAAAGGAACTTTTAATGTAGGTAAAGTAAATCCACGATCTTTCAGATatgttttccatattttttaaataattagaacactattaaaaattccaacattatttaaaaaaataatggtaCAGAATTATGTTAACtattcaaaatatatttcaaatataAGAATCAGTTTTGTTTGATATTTCCAATCGTATAATGTAAATGTATGAAAtaccattttatttttgtattcatTAAGTTAATCGTTTGGCGTTATGAGTTATTTCTGATGTTTTTTCAACACTGTTCTTACTGTCGCACTGTAAATTATactggcaaaaaaaaaaaaaatgttgattatattattatatatGTAAGTAACGCATGTTCAAAGAGAAAATGGCATTTTTTGTGAAACATATTCGAAACGGACATACATTATATCAGACACTGAAATATCAatgtaattacaaatatgaaaTCTGGacgttatttaataaaaaaaactttttaaaataggTATTGAACATCTCTGGAGTTCATCCACAATCAAGCTATGGATAGTTATTTAGAACAAAAAAGAGCAATCAATCCCAGGCAAACAGCTAACATATTTTCCAAAGTGACATTCCTGTATTAAGATCATTTTAGCGcaaatttctttaaaacatattatatgttaaaattttagcttCACTTGGAAACTATTTAAAAGGGGCGCCAAAGAAGAATTAAAAGAAGAAGACTTGTATGAAGTGCTCCCCGAACATGAGTCGGAAAAATTGGGAAAtcgcattttaaaaaaatggaatgaacaaaaaaatgaaaataagtgTTCGGTATTTTCACTCCTGTGGAATTTATTTGGGAAATATTACATTTTACTTGGAACCaccaaaattatttcagtGATTCACCCGTAATTTAGATcgtaaattaatattaatttttacaaagtCATTTCTTTGTAGTGTTGTTCAGCCCATCGTTATAGGAAAGTTggtttcttattttattccAGGTCAAACCGAGTTAACCAAAATTGAAGCATCTTTCTATGGAGGACTTGTTATTATATTCACATTTACCAGTTCCGTTTATGAACACAACTACTTTTTGGCAACTTcaaatttggcaataaaaatgcGTACAGCGTTGACTTCCTTGTTTTATAGAGAAATTTTCAATCTGCATCCCGCCAAACTGAGAAACACTCCAATTGGCAAAATCACCACTTTGATTACAAAGGATGTTATGACATTCGATACTTTCTTTGAACTATTTAATGAAATGTGGACAGGATTTCTTTcgacaataataatttgtttcagCATGTACCAAAAAATTGGTTCTGCTATGTTAGTTTTGCTTTTCACATATACTTTGTATATTCCTTGGCAAGGTAGATGTTTACAAAAGTCTTTAACTATTGATAACAGATTCTTTTAGTTTATGTGGTGTGGAGGGTCTTTTGTTTAAAGATGGAGACATCAAATAAAACTGATAAAAGAATGCGCAGCACCCAAAAGGTTTTGTCGACAATCAGAAGTACAAAAATGTATGTCTGGGACAAATATCTAAGTAGAACGACCAATCGCATTAGAAAGTAAAATATAGATGAATTTGTATCTTCTTTAACAAACTTATTAAATGATTCTTCTTTGCAGGGATGAAATGCGCACTTTGTACAAAATGTTCATGTACTTGTTCTTTACAACAGTTTCAGCAACATTAGTTCAACACTTTACATTATATTTGGTAATAATGACCTATATATGGTCGGGAAAAACAATCACAGCTGAACTTATGTACTTTGTCGTTGGTTGTTTTCAAGGTGTGACTTTTACCTTGGTTTTTATGATACCATATGGAATGTTTTACACGTCAGAATTCATTGCGGCTGTCAAAAGAATTCAGCaactatttaaaataattggtaTGAAAAGGAATATGGAAGAATATCAACCTGAAATGAAGGAAGCACACATTTCTTTAGGAAATGTCACCGTTATACtggctgaaaaaaaaattcttagtgATGTTAGCTTTGACCTTAAGAAAGGTTTAACAGTGTTAACAGGAAATACTGGTACTGGCAAAAGTGTTCTAGTGATGACTTTGTTGAAACAGTACGAAATAACTACGGGTGCTTTACTCATTGAAGGTAGAATATCATATGTTTCACAAGAATCGTGGTTATTTCCTTCGACTATTAGAGAAAACATTCTATTTGGGCAAAGATACAACGTACAACGTTACCAGGAAGTGTTGCAAGTTTGTGCCCTGTGTCACGATTTCAATTCGTTTGAATTTGGTGATGCTACTGTTGTGGCAGATCGCGGTATTAACTTAAGCAAAGGACAAAAAGCCAGGATTAGTTTAGCGAGAGCAATTTACAGAGAAAGTGATATCTATCTCCTGGATGATTGTTTGTCAAGTCTAGATCCATTGGTGGCTGATTTCATATTCAAAAATTGCATTAAGAAGTTTTTGGCTGATAAACTAATTATGCTAGTTACACATAATGAAAACTTCATCTGTCAGGCTGATAATGTTATCAATATGAATCAGAATGTCTCCATAGTATCAATAAACGCATCATCCGAAGCAActgaaaaaatagaaaacgaAACACCTACTGAAAACGTTTTAAGAGAAAATGACCAGAGAGAAGGAGAGGATACAGATGTGGGTAGCAAATTAATAAGTGAAGGAGAGAACAGGTTAAATGTGTACAGAGAAGATAAAAAATCGGGAACTGTATCTTGGCGTATTTATCAACAATATATTAAACTGGGAGGTACCAGTTTTGTTTTCGTCGCTATTTTTCCCATATCTATACTAGCTCAGCTTTCTATAAGTTATAAAGACAAAGTTGTAAGTAATTGGTAAGTGTTTAAAATACCATCAGTGTCGTCAATGTGATTTAGCTATTTAACTATCAAACTAATGCAATATGCACCATAGAAAAAAGAAGTAAGCGGCGACTGCGGAAAACCACGGAAAACGTTGAGCATAACTTAAaaaactgtcacttgtcaattgtgATATTTACTTGAGTCTTATGTAAGAAAATTGTTTCCACTCCATAACACAGGGAAAAGATGTTGAAGATAGaattatattttcaaaatgagaacgaagaaaattgtgaaattacCGGAAACAACTTTTTGTGTTATAGTTTCAGTAAACCCATATCTTCTGAAGTTTAGATTTCCATAATcgcttttatttctttttttttttatcatattgtGTTGAAATAAATTCGTTAATGATGACACTCTTCAATTCTAGGGTAAATTTACAGAGtgaaatttccaattatgtcaATGGTACTAACGACAATCCTGAATTCATTGAAATACGTGAAAGAAATACCCGCTTCATATATATTACTCTGTTGTAATCATAGCAATTGCAATAACAACTCTAGGTAGAGCTTTTGCTCTTTTCTTGTTCTTGCGAAAAGTCTCTGTCAATTTGCATAAACAGATGTTTCGACAAGTCATTAATGCTACgatgaaattttttgacaacaatcctctaggaaatattttaaacagatTTTCCAAAGACTTGGAAACCATCGACGAACACATACCCTTTGTAACACACCATATTATAGCAGTAAGGAAGTAAgtgccggtttcaccaacgtgagttaaatttaactacagattaaaatacagggttattcacgcgaagggtacttctgaatttttattttgccgcaaccaacaataccaatgaCAGTGACCACTACAcgaatgtgttatttcttttaacttaaaaatcaaagtaagttggatagatttgtcggattggcagataacctgtatttaaacaaaatttaacaaataaattaacaaatgaagttaatgtaaaaggtgttccAAGTGTCTACACCATCAGCTTGTAACcatccgcagcggcgacagaattctttccacactctccataaatgcTTTAATGTCAAAGAGACAGAACTAGaagccatcgtggattcagttataattatttttaaaatttgaaatgaagaTATTGtcgcaatgtgtataatgggttg includes the following:
- the LOC138131086 gene encoding probable multidrug resistance-associated protein lethal(2)03659, producing MDSYLEQKRAINPRQTANIFSKVTFLFTWKLFKRGAKEELKEEDLYEVLPEHESEKLGNRILKKWNEQKNENKCSVFSLLWNLFGKYYILLGTTKIISVIHPVVQPIVIGKLVSYFIPGQTELTKIEASFYGGLVIIFTFTSSVYEHNYFLATSNLAIKMRTALTSLFYREIFNLHPAKLRNTPIGKITTLITKDVMTFDTFFELFNEMWTGFLSTIIICFSMYQKIGSAMLVLLFTYTLYIPWQVYVVWRVFCLKMETSNKTDKRMRSTQKVLSTIRSTKMYVWDKYLSRTTNRIRKDEMRTLYKMFMYLFFTTVSATLVQHFTLYLVIMTYIWSGKTITAELMYFVVGCFQGVTFTLVFMIPYGMFYTSEFIAAVKRIQQLFKIIGMKRNMEEYQPEMKEAHISLGNVTVILAEKKILSDVSFDLKKGLTVLTGNTGTGKSVLVMTLLKQYEITTGALLIEGRISYVSQESWLFPSTIRENILFGQRYNVQRYQEVLQVCALCHDFNSFEFGDATVVADRGINLSKGQKARISLARAIYRESDIYLLDDCLSSLDPLVADFIFKNCIKKFLADKLIMLVTHNENFICQADNVINMNQNVSIVSINASSEATEKIENETPTENVLRENDQREGEDTDVGSKLISEGENRLNVYREDKKSGTVSWRIYQQYIKLGGTSFVFVAIFPISILAQLSISYKDKVVSNWVNLQSEISNYVNGTNDNPEFIEIRERNTRFIYITLL